The Balneolaceae bacterium genomic sequence AAGCGGCGCTCGGCCGAGGCCCTGGCGGAAATCCTGAAGAGGTACCGCGAGAACCGCATGGAGAAAAAACCCATGCCCGAAGGGGAGGGATCCTATTTCACCTTCCCCGGTCGGGAAGACGTAAAAGCCTTCAAGCAAAAAGGAAACAGGCTCATTTGACCGGCCCATGAACGAGGTGTACGTGACCATAGACGTGGAGGACTGGTTCCAGGTGGAGAACCTGCGGCCGGCCTTCCCGCGGGAGACGTGGGACCGACAGGAGTGGCGCGTGCACCGCAACGTGGAGCGCCTGCTGGAGCTGCTGGCCGACCACCGGGCCCGGGCCACCTTCTTCGTGCTGGGCAGCGTGGCCGACGCCTTCCCCGATCTGGTCCGGCGCATCGCCGACGAGGGACACGAGGTCGCCTCGCACGGCTACAACCACCAGCTGCTCTATTCCATGAACCAACAGGAGCTCCGCGAGGACCTCACCCGCTCGAAGAAACTGCTGGAGGACCTCACCGGCCGCGAGGTCACCGGCTACCGCGCGCCCTCCTTTTCCATCAGCGACGGCATTATCGAACACATTCGCGCGGCGGGCTACCGCTACGACTCCTCCTACAACGATTTCGGCAGCCACGGCCGCTACGGGAGCATCGACATGGAGCGTTGGGAGCTCATCTGTCAGGGGGTCTGGCGCTGCAACGGCACGCCCTTCTACGAAATCCCCATTCAGAACCTCAAATTCATGGGACTCAACATCCCCTGGGGCGGGGGAGGCTACTTCCGTATGCTGCCCTGGCGCCTGTTCAAAAAGGGCATCGAAAATATCACCGCCCATAAGCCATATATTTTTTATTTTCATCCCTGGGAAATCGACCCGGACCAGCCCGTCATCAAAGAGCTGCCGGCGGGATCCCGTTTCAAGCATTACGTCAATTTGTCCAAGAGCGAAGCGCGCTTCAAGGAATTGCTCAAGACCTTCGAACCTATGAAGGTGCTCAGTCAACTTGTGGAAGAGCGTTAAATTTCCTTTGTTCCTGCAAGCTGAGCGACCGCAGAACGAAAGACAGGCAAGGTACATGCGCATTTGTATTACCGGAGGGGCCGGTTTCATCGGTTCGCACCTGGTTCGAGAGATCCGGGAGGGGCACTCCGTCACCATCATCGACCGGAGCCCCGGCGACAAATTTCCGGAACTGACCGTCAAGGGAGACATCCGCGACGCCGACCTGCTCAACAGGGAGCTGCAGGACGTGGACCTGGTGGTGCACCTGGCCGCCGAGCATGCCGACAACGTAAGCCCCGAATCCCTCTACTACGAGGTCAACGTGGACGGCACCCGCAACCTGCTGGAGGCCATGGAGCAAAACGGCGTAAAGCACATCATCTTCACCAGTACGGCGGCCGTCTACGGCCTGGAGAACGACAACCCCGAACGAAACCCAGACGCCCACCCCCTTCAACGACTACGGGGAGAGCAAGCTGCAGGCGGAGCGGCTTATCAAGAAGTGGTACGAGGCCAAACCGGACGAACGCACGGCCTCCATACTCCGACCCACCGTGGTCTTCGGGGAGGAGAACCGGGGCAACGTCTACAACCTGCTCAACCAGATCGTCACGGGACGATTCCTGATGGTGGGAGACGGCAAGAACCGGAAATCGATGGCCTACGTGGGCAACCTGGTGAGCTTCATCCGCTACCTGGTGGAGCACCCCGACGGCTGCCAGGTGTTCAACTACGCCGACAAGCCCGACCTGTCCACCAACGAAATTATCAACACGGTCAGCGAGTCGCTGGATCTGGATATTCCCGATTTTCATGTGCCTTACTGGCTGGGCCTGGCCGGGGGCTATACCTTTGACGCCCTCTCCAAGCTTACCGGCAGAAAGTATCCCATCTCCTCGGTACGCGTAAAGAAATTCTGCGCCACCACCCGCTTCGACGCCGGCAAGGTGAGCCGCAACGGCTTCGAGCCGCCCTACAGCATCGACGAAGGACTGGAGCGTACCCTCAAATACGAATTCAAGGAACAGCACCAGTGAAAATCATCAGCGTGGCCAGCGCCCGCCCCAACTTCATGAAAGTGGCGCCCCTGCTCCACGCCTTCAAGGAGAGCGAAGAGCCCATCGATTCCGTGCTGGTCCACACCGGCCAGCACTACGACTACGAGATGTCCAAAATCTTCTTCGACGAGCTGGGACTGCCGGAGCCGGACCATCACCTGGGCATAGGCAGCGGCAGCCACGCCGAGCAGACCGGGCGGGTGATGATCGAATTTGAGAAGGTGCTGCTGAAAGAAAAACCCGACTGGGTGGTGGTGGTCGGGGACGTCAACCCCACCATGGCCTGCACCATTACGGCCAACAAGCTGGGCATCAGGGTGGCCCACGTGGAGGCCGGCCTGCGCAGCGGGGACCGCACCATGCCCGAGGAGATCAACCGCATCCTGACCGACGCCATCGCCGACCTGCTGCTGACGCCTTCGCCCGGCGCCGGCGAAAACCTGAAAAAAGAGGGCATACCGGGGGAGAAGATCCGTTTCGTGGGCAACATCATGATCGACACCCTCTTCCGGATGCGCGAAAAAGCCCAAAAGTCCACCATCCTGGAGGAGCTGGGTCTCAAGAAAAGAAACTACCTGCTGGTGACCCTGCACCGCCCCTCCAACGTGGACCGCAAGGAGACCCTGGAGGGCTACATGCGCCTGTTGGCAGAGCTCTCCGACGAACTGCCGGTGGTCTTTCCGGTGCATCCCCGCACACGCAACCGCGCCGAGGAGTTTGGCATCTGGGAGGCCATGCAAAGCAAACATAACCTCCACCTGCTGGAGCCGGTGGGATACCTCGACAACATCGCGCTGATGGAGCACGCGCGGCTGGTCCTGACGGACTCGGGGGGCATACAGGAAGAGACCACGGCCCTTGGCGTGCCCTGCCTGACGGCCCGGGAGAATACCGAGCGCCCGATCACCGTCACCGAGGGGACCAACCGGGTGGCGGGCGCTGACCCTGAAAAACTGGGTGCTGCCGTCCGGTCGGAACTGGAGAAAGAGCTGTCTAACAGGAAACCCCCGTCCAGGCCCGAGCTGTGGGACGGGCAAACGCGGCCAAGCGGATCCGGGAGGCCATACTCGATTACGGGAACACCTGATAATGATACATACGCGGATAACAACCCTAACTATTTTTTGTATATTTCGCGCTTCCCGAAACCAATGATCAAGAAATAAAACGATGCTGCAAGAGCTGCTGGAAAAGATTGAACGAAAAGGAGTACACCGTGGGCATCGTGGGGCTGGGCTACGTGGGCCTGCCGCTGATGTGGACCTTCCACGAGGCGGGCATGCCGGTGCTGGGTTTTGATATCGACAAGGAGAAAATACGCTGTATCAAGGAAGGCGAAAGCTATATACGCCACCTGGACGGCGGCATGATGGAGCGGCTTGCCCAATCGGACCGCTGCGACGCCACCACCGACTTCTCCCGTCTGGCCGAAGCGGACGCCATCCTGATCTGCGTGCCCACCCCGCTGGACCGCCACCGCGAGCCGGACATGGAGTACGTGGAGAAGACCACCTTGACCATGCGGGAGCACCTGCGCAAGGGACAACTGGTGATCCTGGAATCGACCACCTGGCCGGGCACCACCGAAGAGCTGATCATTCCCATGCTGGAATCGAAATCGGGCATGAAGGCGGGCAGGGATTTCTTCGTGGCCTACAGCCCGGAACGGGAGGATCCCGGGAACAGGGAGTTCAACACCGGCAGTATTCCCAAGGTGGTGGGCGGACATACCGAAGACGCTATCGAGCTGGCCTGTACTCTTTATGAAACGGCTATCACCCGAACCGTGCCGGTCTCCAATACCAAAACGGCCGAGGCGGTCAAGCTCACCGAAAATATCTTCCGTTCGGTCAACATCGCGCTGGTGAATGAGCTGAAGGTGGTATTCAAAAAGATGGACATCGACGTGCACGAGGTGCTGGACGCCGCCGATACCAAGCCCTTCGGCTTTATGAAATTCACGCCCGGTCCGGGCCTGGGCGGGCACTGCATACCCATCGATCCCTTTTACCTGACCTGGAAGGCGCGGGAGCACGAACAGAATACCCGCTTCATCGAACTGGCCGGGGAGATCAACACCTCCATGCCCGATTACGTCATGCGACAGACCTTCAAGGCGCTGAACCATCACGGCAAGCCGGTAAAAGGGAGCAAGATCCTTCTTATCGGCCTGGCCTACAAGCCGGACGTGGACGACACCCGCGAGTCGCCCACCTTCAAACTGATGGATCTCTTTGACGAGCACGGGGCGGAGGTGGAGTACTACGATCCCTACCTCCCAGCCGTACCCCCCACGCGGGAACATCCGAACTGGACCGGGAAGAAGTCGGTGGACTGGAACCGGGAAACCATCGCCAGCATGGACGCGGTGGTGATCTCCACCAACCACTCGGAGATCGACTACCGGCAACTGGCCGAGTGGAGCGATTGCATCGTGGATACCCGCAATGCCATGAAGGGCATTGCCCAAACCCATGCCAACCAGATCTGGAAAGCGTAGAATGCCTGACAAGCACATACTGGTGACCGGCGCGGCCGGCTTTATCGGTTTTCACCTGTCCCGCAGACTGGTGGAGGAAGGGTACCGCGTAACCGGACTGGATAACATCAATGACTACTACTCCCCGCAGCTTAAAAAGGACCGGCTGAAGGAACTGGGCATAGCCCATGATGCCATTCGGGAAAAAGAAACCGTTTCCAGCGAATCGCACGATTCCTTCCAGTTTATCAAGGCGGACCTGGAAGACCAGGAAACCCTGAACGCTCTCTTCGAGGAAGAGAACTTTGACGTGATCGTCCACCTGGCCGCCCAGGCGGGTGTGCGCTACAGCCTGGAGCACCCCCACGCTTACATCGACAGCAACATTACCGGATTTCTGAATGTCCTGGAGGCGGCTCGCCACCATCCGGTGGAGCACCTGATCTTCGCCTCCTCCAGTTCGGTCTACGGGGCCAACACCAAGGTGCCCTTTTCGGTAGAGGACAACGTGGACCACCCGGTCAGCCTCTATGCGGCCACCAAGAAATCCAACGAACTGATGGCCCATACCTATGCCAGCCTGTACGATATACCGGTGACCGGGCTGCGTTTTTTTACGGTGTATGGACCCTGGGGACGTCCCGATATGGCCTACTTTCTATTCACT encodes the following:
- a CDS encoding XrtA system polysaccharide deacetylase, which codes for MNEVYVTIDVEDWFQVENLRPAFPRETWDRQEWRVHRNVERLLELLADHRARATFFVLGSVADAFPDLVRRIADEGHEVASHGYNHQLLYSMNQQELREDLTRSKKLLEDLTGREVTGYRAPSFSISDGIIEHIRAAGYRYDSSYNDFGSHGRYGSIDMERWELICQGVWRCNGTPFYEIPIQNLKFMGLNIPWGGGGYFRMLPWRLFKKGIENITAHKPYIFYFHPWEIDPDQPVIKELPAGSRFKHYVNLSKSEARFKELLKTFEPMKVLSQLVEER
- the wecB gene encoding UDP-N-acetylglucosamine 2-epimerase (non-hydrolyzing); this translates as MKIISVASARPNFMKVAPLLHAFKESEEPIDSVLVHTGQHYDYEMSKIFFDELGLPEPDHHLGIGSGSHAEQTGRVMIEFEKVLLKEKPDWVVVVGDVNPTMACTITANKLGIRVAHVEAGLRSGDRTMPEEINRILTDAIADLLLTPSPGAGENLKKEGIPGEKIRFVGNIMIDTLFRMREKAQKSTILEELGLKKRNYLLVTLHRPSNVDRKETLEGYMRLLAELSDELPVVFPVHPRTRNRAEEFGIWEAMQSKHNLHLLEPVGYLDNIALMEHARLVLTDSGGIQEETTALGVPCLTARENTERPITVTEGTNRVAGADPEKLGAAVRSELEKELSNRKPPSRPELWDGQTRPSGSGRPYSITGTPDNDTYADNNPNYFLYISRFPKPMIKK
- a CDS encoding nucleotide sugar dehydrogenase; this translates as MNEKEYTVGIVGLGYVGLPLMWTFHEAGMPVLGFDIDKEKIRCIKEGESYIRHLDGGMMERLAQSDRCDATTDFSRLAEADAILICVPTPLDRHREPDMEYVEKTTLTMREHLRKGQLVILESTTWPGTTEELIIPMLESKSGMKAGRDFFVAYSPEREDPGNREFNTGSIPKVVGGHTEDAIELACTLYETAITRTVPVSNTKTAEAVKLTENIFRSVNIALVNELKVVFKKMDIDVHEVLDAADTKPFGFMKFTPGPGLGGHCIPIDPFYLTWKAREHEQNTRFIELAGEINTSMPDYVMRQTFKALNHHGKPVKGSKILLIGLAYKPDVDDTRESPTFKLMDLFDEHGAEVEYYDPYLPAVPPTREHPNWTGKKSVDWNRETIASMDAVVISTNHSEIDYRQLAEWSDCIVDTRNAMKGIAQTHANQIWKA
- a CDS encoding NAD-dependent epimerase, whose protein sequence is MPDKHILVTGAAGFIGFHLSRRLVEEGYRVTGLDNINDYYSPQLKKDRLKELGIAHDAIREKETVSSESHDSFQFIKADLEDQETLNALFEEENFDVIVHLAAQAGVRYSLEHPHAYIDSNITGFLNVLEAARHHPVEHLIFASSSSVYGANTKVPFSVEDNVDHPVSLYAATKKSNELMAHTYASLYDIPVTGLRFFTVYGPWGRPDMAYFLFTDAIVNDRPIKVFNHGDMERDFTYIDDITESITRLIPMKPEPDESWSGKDPHPARSFAPYRLFNIGNSSPVDLMDFIGCIEQELGKEAEKNMLPMQPGDVARTWADVESLIDYIGYRPEINIEEGIRKFVEWYLSYYRVQP